In the Pelorhabdus rhamnosifermentans genome, AGTTTGGTCAAGAGTATAATGGAAAAGCTTTTTTATTGTTTCCCGTCGATCAGGCCAAGTTATTGGTTAATATATGTTTAAATGAAATTAGTGACAATGCTATCATTTATGATCAGCAGGAATTGCTTGATACTGATTTTGACGTTATAAAAGAAATTGGTAATATTATTTTAAATTCCGTGGTTGGTGGGCTTGGCAATCTGCTTGTGACGAAATTAACTTATTCGCTGCCGGAAGTTGAAATGCTTTTTGTTTCTACTGAAAAGCAAGCTGATTTGTTGCAAAACAATATATATGCATTCATGATGAAAACCATGTTTTCTATTGAAAATACCCAGTTTTCCGGGACTATACTGATTATTTTTGGAATGGATTCAGTTACCCGATTAATCGCAAAAATCGATGATATGTTGGAGGAAAGCGATGCATTCACTTCTTAATTGCCTGCTTGATAATTTGGCACACGGAATATTACTTGTCGATAAAGAGTATCGGGTAGTTTTGTGGAATGGGTGGATGGAACGCGTGAGTGGGTTAAACAAAGCGGATGTGATAGGGAAAAAAGTATCAGTAGTTTGTCCCTGCTTTGTAGAACTAAAGTTTAGGCGAATGCTAATGGATACCATTGTTCGCGGTCAAAATTGTTTTTTTGCGGGAATATTGCACCATGATTTTGTGTCTCCCAAGAATGTAGAAATTTCTCAAGAAGCAAAACGGCAAAATATGCAAATCGAAGCATTTTATCATCAAGGAGAAACATTTGCTTTGATTCAAATTAATGATATCACAGTACAATATCGGCGAGTTCACTGCCTACAGAATATGATCAAAAGATTAGAAATGGATGTTAAGGCTGTGAAAAAAGCGGAAGAAAGAGCCAGACAGAGTGCTTTGTACGATCCACTCACTGGGGTGTGCAACCGGAATTCGCTCTTTGAGCGTCTGGAATATGTAATGAATCAGGCGAAACGTGCTGGTTGGCTGGTGGCAGTCCTATTTATTGATCTGGATGGGTTTAAAATAATTAATGATATGCATGGACATATTACAGGTGATAATCTTATTAAAGAGGTTGCTGTTCGCTTAAAGCAAACAGTACGGCAGACCGATATTGTTGCCCGATTTGGTGGAGATGAATTTGTTGTTATTTTGCCTAATATTTACGATCCCGCCGAGGCAAATTATGTTGGTCAAAAAATTCGCCATTCCATTGATGAGAAATTTAATTTAGATGGTAAAATAGTGAGTATAACAGCTAGTATTGGTATTAGTCTTTATCCCTCTGATGCCGATAATGTCGAGAATTTGCTTAAAAAGGCGGATCAAGCTATGTATTCGGTCAAGGCTTTTGGTAAGAACGATTGTCAGTTTGCCTCTACCATGTGAATTTTATCGTTTTATAATAATATTAAAAAGCTATTTGTCTAGTAATGGACAGATAGCTTTTTAATACACCAAATTCCAGATAAATCAGCCAAAATACAAATAATGCGAGTAAGTATAGAAGTTTGTCTCCAGAAGCAACAACTAAGTCAAGCTGCATCAATCTTACTAAAGGCCAAGAATGCTTGAGCAAAGCGTTCTTGGCCTTTTTAAATCACGGGATGGCTGTATATAGGAAATCTAAAAGATAATCTAAAATTAACGTAAGCTGCCTTGTTTGAGTACTGAAGCATTAATACAATGAAGGAGTAAGATGTCTTAAAAACTGATATCTGAGGTGTGCTATGGACAAAACAGACGCTTTGGTGTTTTCACTTATCAATCATACCCGATTGCGTAGCAAGATGCTGGATTGGTTCATGTTCTCGCTCACTCAGCTTGGCGAAGGTTGGAAAGTTCTTTTGTTGATGACCGGAGTTTACTATGGCAGCGGTTCGGGGGGATCCTGGTACGTTCAATCCCTGGTAACAGTCCTAGCGGCGGGAGTAATCTGTCAAATTATAAAAAAATACTTCCCCCGATCAAGGCCGGTATCTGTTTTAAAAAATGTAAATGTACTCGGCAGAAGGCTTACATCAGGGTCTTTTCCATCTGGTCATACTGCAACCGCTTTTTCTCTGGCTGTCGTATTCAGTTCTCAGTGGTTAAGTATGACGCCATTATTCTTGGCTATGGCAAGTCTTATCGGTTTGACGCGAGTGTATGTGGGTGCACATTTCCCGCTGGATGTTTTTTGCGGAGCGATTATTGGACTGAGTATTTCCAGTATGACAATGACTTTTTTGCATGTCGCTCCTAGCTACAACATCCAGCATCCAATGGCTTTAATATTCGGAGCAACATTCCTGGTTGCCTTAGTTTTGCCTCTTTTACGTGGCTATACTTTTGCTAAAATGTCAACTCGACTTAAAGAGAAAATAGTGCGGGTGCAAACAAGATTACAGAGGAGATAATTTTATTGATAAACATGCTGATGAAATTTGCTTTAGTAGGGTTGTCCGGTGTTGGAATCAACATGGTGGTGTATATGTATTTCATTGCTCTGAACGCCAATTATTTGGTCGCAGCCTGTTGCTCTTTTGCTGTTGCAGTGACCAATAATTTTTTCTGGAATGTATTATGGACTTTTAGAGGCCGCGCGGAAAATAGAAGTATCACAAAAAAATACCTGAGTTTTTTTATTATCAGTAGTGTGAACCTAGCGGTTAATCTACTTGTCCTGCAGCTCTTGGTGGAGTACATTCAGATCAGTGAAACCTTGGCACAGCTTGTGTCTATTGCCTTGGTCAGTGGTCTAAATTTCCTGTTAAACTATGGGATTACGTTTAGTGAAAAGCGTTGTAAGCAAGAAAAGGAGGCTTCCGTATCTTATGAAGCTGATTGTTATACCAACTTACAATGAACGCAAGAATTTAGCAGAATTGTTGGCGCTTATTTATCGGCAGGTCGAGGATTTTCATGTCCTTATTGTTGATGATAATTCACCTGATGGTACGGGCGAGTTAGTTCGTGAACTGATTCAGAGTCATTATTCCGATAAGCTGTTTTTGCTGGCACGGTCCGGAAAGCTGGGGTTAGGGACAGCCTATATTGCTGGATTCAAATGGGCGTTAGAGAGGGATTATCAATATATTTTTGAAATGGATGCCGATTTTTCTCACAATCCTAAATACTTGAAACAAATTCTCATAGCAGCCGAGAACTGCGATCTGGTACTTGGCAGCCGCTATGTTCCCGGTGGTGGAGTTACAAACTGGAATGTTATTCGCCGGATGATCAGCTACGGTGGAAGCCTGTATTCCCGTCTGATTTTGGGACTTCCGTTTAAAGATTTAACTGGCGGGTATAAATGCTTTCGCCGGGAAATATTGGCGAACATTGATTTGGATGATGTTCGATCCAACGGTTATTCTTTTCAAATTGAGCTGACTTATCGTGCTTACCTCAAGTCCTTTACTATTCGAGAAGTGCCAATTATTTTTGAGGAGCGAGCGGCGGGAAAATCGAAAATGTCCCGGAAGATTTTCATAGAGGCGATATGGATGGTCTTAAAGTTGCGGGCTGCTAAAAATCACTTGAAGGCTTCGGGGCCCAAGTCCATTTTCTGCCCCAAGAAAATGTTAACACATCCATGATAGGCAAAATCCAGAAGGAGCTAATTCTACATGAATTTTAAATCTCCACCATCCATAGTTACATTGATTATCATAAGCGGTACTTTGTTTCGAATCGCTCTGGATGGAGTGATTGGTCTCGGAGTGGATGAGTCTTATGTGGTATCCATTGCCCGTAATTTCAGCCTGAGTTATTTTGATCATCCGCCACTGCATTTTTGGATAATTTGGCTGACTAATCATATTACAGGTAGTGAAAATGGGTTGGTGTTACGTCTTCCATTCATTGGCATGTTTGCTGCTATTACCTGGATGATGTATCGGCTCGGCAGCAAGCTTTTCGGCGAGTGGGCCGGGGTTTATGCTGCCTTGCTTTTAAACGTCTCCGCCGTTTTTAGCCTCAGTACGGGTAGCTGGATTTTGCCTGATGGGCCATTAATGTTTTTGATGATGGCGGCTACCTTGGTGCTAGCGCGGCTGTTTTTTGAGCCTACTGCAAATTCGTCTTGGGAGTTATGGTTGGCAGCTGGTTTGCTGATCGGATTGGGTATGCTGGCAAAATATCATGCTGTTTTTCTGATTTTCGGCAGTCTGCTTTTTATGCTAACTACAAAAGAATGCCGAGGCATGCTGCTCACTCTGGGGCCTTATCTTGCTGTAGGAGTTGCTGCGATTGTATTTTTGCCAGTAATACTCTGGAATCAGGAACATCACTGGATATCCTTTTTGTTTCAAAGTGGCAGAGGTGTCGCTAAGGGATTTTATCCGTTAAAAATGTTGGGTAACATCGCGGGGCAAGCAGTATGGGTTTTGCCCTGGATCTGGGTACCCTTGGTTTGGGTTTTGTTGAAAGCAATTTTCGCCGGCCCGGGTGATCCAAGAAGGAATCCACTTCAGAATAGACAGTGGTTTCTATGTTGCTTGGCTAGTGGGCCGATTACCTTATTTACAGCAGCAACGTTATGGGGGGCTCAGGGGCTATTTCATTGGCAAGCGCCTGGATATCTTTTGGCAATGCCTTTGCTGGGCCGTGCTGTAGTCGGCTGGGCGGAACGGGATAATGGTATTATCCGGAGATGGCTGACAGCCTCAATAACTATTTTTTTACTGATAATCGTTGTACTCGGCAGTCATACGGCAACCGGCTGGATGCGACAGGTTCAGCCCCACTGGTTCGAATCAGGCGATCCGACCACAGAGGCGCTAGACTGGAAAAGTTTGCCGACCTATCTTACAGAGCAGGGGTTATTTGATTCCAAGGCTCAATTTGTTGTTGCCGCCCATTGGATCGATGCGGGAAAACTGGATTATGCCTTAGGTGGTAGATTTCCGATTCTTTGCTTGAGTAATGAACCCCATCATTTTGCATTTCTGCACAAACCGGCTGATTTTCGAGGTAAGGATGCTCTTATTATTGGCCGAAAAGCCATTATAGAACAAGTAATACCGCTGTATCGGTCTTATTTTGATGACATCCAGTTCGTGGGAATGATACCTGTTACACGCGCCGGAATACCAGAGTTTGATCTCGTAGTGTTTTATGCCAAAAATTTCAGCGGAACATTTTCGATGCCCTATGGACAATAACGTAAATGCGTGGGAGGATAACTCATGAAAACATTGTTGGCAAGCTTGGAGCATAGGGAAACCATTGGTAGGGCAGTTATGTTAGCGTTGCTTGTAGGTGTAGTCACAAGTATGATGGTTCTTATCATTGAGCCGTCCCATAATTATGTGATTTGGTCTGTGGCAAATTTTCTGGGCGGTATGGGCAATGACCTTTTTCTGATTTTTTCCAACCTATTCATTATCGGTTGGGCTTGGCGTAGGCGTCTGACGAGCGTAATTAAACTAACTTTGACGCTAGACCTGTTTGTTTGGATTATAGTGCAGGGGATCAAACTGATTCATTTGGAGCCGTGGTATCTTAGACCTAACGGCGGTACTGGCGGTTTTCCTAGCGGTCATGCGACCCATGCCTTCGGCATGGCATTTTTGCTGACGCTCTATTTTCCGCGACTTGCCTGGCTTTGGTATTCCTGTGCTGCTGCCATATCCTGGTCAAGGGTGGAGACCAATTGGCATACGGGATTTCAAGTTACTGCCGGAATTGTGCTGGGAGTTGCCCTGGTTTGGGGGTTGGTCAGTCGATGGCTTAAACATCCTGACGCTGTGATCATCCAATCTCAGCCTTTGGAAAAACGGAATTCGCCACTTGGCGAGCAACAGTCTTATGCTGTCGAATAACCGATACACGGTATTTTAAGAGTGGACTTTAAGGCAGATACCTTGTCGGTAATAACAATTGGGGACGTTCTCTTTTTGTCACATAGTTGACAAAACAAGAACGTCCCCAATTGTCATTTTGCAAAGGTATCCCAGATTTTCCCAAAACGCTCAATAGGTTGCAGGAGTTCTTTCCTTTACCAAAGAAGTCTAAACAATATTGACATGATGGGCAGTATAGGTATCTTTCTCTCACTATATTTATTTTACAAGTTTCTGTGAGGTGATGGAAGTGTATGGGGAAAGAAATGAAGGAAAGCTGTATAATATCATCTGAGCGGCAGGATTACATTGATTGGCTGCGTATATTGGGGATGGTGGTTGTATTAATTTTTCATAGCGCCAGGTTTTTCGATTTCATTGGCTGGGATTTAAAAAACAAGGAGGTTAGTTCTGGGTTCACAATTTTCATCTTATTTGTTAATTATTGGATAATGCCCTTGTTTTTTATGCTGGCAGGGGCAGGAACGGTATTTGCTCTAAAGACCAGAACCCAAACCGAATTTGTCAGGGAACGGTTTTATCGGCTAATTGTTCCGTATTTCGTTGGGTTAGTTATACTTGTTCCTCCACAGCGATATCTGTCAGCACTGCAAAAAGGTCAATATAATGGCGAAATGCTTAGTTTTTTGCCTTGGTATATCGAAAAGAAACTATCCATTGCACATTTCGGATTTGATCCAATCTGGTTTAGCGAAATTGGGACTCATCTGTGGTTCTTGGCAGTATTATTCATATTTTCAATTCTTGTATTACCGATAATCGGCTATTTTAAAAGCAGGCAAGGTGCCATACTTATCAAATGGCTGGATGCGATTGGGAAAAGGGCAGGCGGCATATATTTCTTTATTCTTCCAATTGCGCTAGTGCGGGTAGGATTGCAGCCAATTTTTCCTAAATATTCATCCTGGTGTGATTTTATATTCTGGTTTCTGATTTTTATTTTTGGCTTCATATTCTTTAGTGATCAGCGGTTTATTAAAAGTGCTGAACGATATAAATATATATCACTCAGCATAGGAATAGCATTTTTAACAGTGCTAGTAATACTTTTTAGTTATTTTCTAGAGTATATATCACAATGTTGGGATCATCCTGACTATTCTTGGGGATCTATTGTCTTTTATAGTATGTGGGCGGCTACAACCTGGATATGGCTGATGTTCTTTATAGGGGCTGGCAAGGCATTTCTTAATTTTAGGAATACCTGGCTAACCTATTTGAATCAGGCAACCATGCCTTTTTATATGCTTCAGCAGACGATTATTATCATAATCGGATTTCAGGTTGTGCAGTGGAACAGCGGGATTGCACTTAAATATTTAACTATTTGCGGGACATCACTATTTGGTGTCATGGGAATATATTTCTTATTGATTAGACGCTTTGCATGGCTTAGATTATTATTTGGGATGAAGAAGGATAATCAGGGGAAACTTCGTGAGTCCGACTTTTCTTATTAGTAAAACTGACTTATTTCTCTAGGACAGTAATTGTGACGATTTTGGCCTAAATAAGATCTAAGAAACTCGCAGTTATCAGTGATATGGATAATCACTAGTAACTGCGGAAAATAAAGTTCTTATCCACAAATAAAGCGGATAAGGACTTTTTTCATTATGTTAAAATTTCCAGGATAATGAGAATATTCAACGGCAGGGAAATAAGGGGGAATTAACGAAACAATGTGTATTATGTAAAGTAAATTCTTTATTCTGGGAGGAAATAATGTTTGAATTTTTCACTGAAATAGGAAAAGGAATCGTAACCGGAATCATAAATGGTGGCTTCAAAATGCATTTGGTGGTTTTCTTCATTAGTTTAACGTTAGGCATTATCCTACTTCGGTTCGTATTTTCTAAGCTGCTCAAAATGATTGCAAGACAAACCGATATCTCTTATTCCTTGTTACAGCAAACCTTTAGGGGAATGCCTACGTTGTTGGGCATGCTCATTGGCCTCTACGCTGTTATGGAAATCCTGATAATTCCGCCACGACCGTTGCTATTTCTCCAAAGTTTGTTCCATTCTCTTGTCATTCTGTCCTTGACTCTCATGGTCGCGCATCTGGGCTCCGGCTATCTTAAGCATAAGCTCGGAAAAACATCCGAAAATTTCGCTTCCACCTCGATTTTAGCCACAATAATCGATCTGGCCGTTTATGCCATCGGCATATTGGTTTTACTTGAATCTTTCGGAGTTTCGATCTCTCCGTTAATTACCGCTTTGGGCGTTGGCGGCTTGGCTACTGCTTTGGCGCTGCAGGATACTTTGGCGAATTTATTTTCCGGCATCAACATTCTAGTGTCCAAACAAATCAAGATGGGTGACTTCGTTAGATTGTCGACAGGTGAAGAGGGCCATGTAGTGGACATGAATTGGCGTAATACTACAATAAAAACTCCTACTGAGAATATGGTGGTCGTACCTAACCAAAAAATTGCTTCATCTATCATGACTAATTATGCACAGCCTTTTGCGGAATGTTCTATTTCTATCCCCATAGGAGTCAGTTATGAAAGTGATTTGGATTATGTGGAGGAAGTTACTGCCGCGGTTGCAAAAGAAATTCTCCAAGAAATCGAGGGAGGCGTCAAAAGTTTTGAACCGTTTATTCGGTACTGCAGTTTCAATGAGTCTAGTATTAACTTTCATGTTATTTTGCGGGTGAAGACCGTAACGGATCAGCAGCTTATTCGCCACGAATTCATCAAAAGAATTTATGCACGTTACCAGCAGGAAGGCATAATAATTCCGTTCCAGAAATGAACGATCAAGTTATATGACATAATAATGTTCTTTGAATTTGATTCTTCCTTTTACACATTTGGGTGAGACGTATGCTTATTAAATACGGTATTGATAACTATCAGCATCATTAACAAAGCTGAAACTGCTCCGCAGATCGAGATGCCTATACCGGCCCCGAATTTCTCCATAATGCTACCCGCGAATAGGTTCCCTAGCGGGGTTGTACCTAAAAAGGCAAAGGAGTAAACACTCATTGCCCTGCCGCGAAATTGATCATTGGAATTAATTTGAATCATTGAATCCGATAATCGCAAATGACACAATGGCTAAATATAAGTTGTGAATTGGTTCAAGTGTCATTAGTAATGCTGATAGTATGAAGCCGCTGCTAAAAAGCAGCCGTAGTTTGGGATTACCCTTGGCCCAAGACGCTACCATGAGTGCCCCAACGAGTGAGCCTGCCCCAGTAGCGGACAAGAGAATACCGTAGCCATGTACCCCTTCTTTAAGAACCTCATCCGCATATAAAGGGGTAATAACACTCTTCTTTTACTAATTAGCGGAATATAGACTTTATTACATAATATGTAGATTCTTAACTAAAGGAATATTTAGCTTGTTCTGTGCAATTTAGAAATCAAGGATGAAAATGCATATTTATATAGATTAGTAGGCCCTCAACCTAATATTCTGTTAAAAGTATGCTATTTTTAACTTTGTAAAATTTGACACCGGAATTGGCACACCTACAATATAATTAACATAAAATATATCAAAATATATAAGGAGGAATTGGTATGCCGCGTAAATTGACTAAAGATAACGATCAATGTTCGGTTTACGATAATTACAGATACAGTGTTCACGGTGGTTATGGTGGTTATGGTCCCGGTTACAATTATGGATATAGTGTACCTTTCAACAGTGGTTATTATGGCGGCTATGGTCATGGTTACGGTGGTGGTTATGGTGGCACTTGTCAATGTTATAATACTGATGGTGGTGCAAGTTGTCACTGTTACGGAAACGGAGGTTATGGTCACGGCTATGGGGGCTATGGTTACGGATATGGTTGGTATCATCCTTGGCATGGATATGGTTGGCATCATCCTTGGTATAGATATTAATGATTTAATTGGTAGTGGATGAGGACTAATCTGGGACTGGCTTATGTTCGAGCGGAGTAATAATTGAGGTCAACGATACACATCACTTTCTAGAAAACCGACCCCCTTACATTGAGGGGGTCGAACTTTGTTTAGCAATTATGGTTCTTAAGAGTGTTGAAAAACTATGGCCTTTGGGTTCATAAATAATCCTCCTTGGTCATTAAGTCTAGGGTTGCTTGAGAAAGTCACGATGGCTTTTTTGCGTAAAACAAAACTAATATTGGAGGTATTATATTTTTTATAGACTTCAGTACCATGCAGTACATAATGTGTGCGAAATAGAAAAGGTAGGGTGAATGACTACGCATTCATGTACATATATTTTATTTCTGATATAGAGTATAATTAATAGGTATTAGTGTTTATGTGGAGGAATTTTATGGATACTACGAAGTTTTTAGGTGAACAAAAAATATCTTCTTTATTATGGCAGTTTTCTTTGCCAGCGGTTGTTGGCATGGTAGTTAGCACATTATACAATGTTATAGACAGTATTTTTGTCGGACGAGGTGTTGGTGAGATCGCATTGACGGCGGTAGCCATTGCGTTTCCCATTATGATCATACTAATGGCAGTCGGGATGCTCGTCGGTATTGGAGCAGCAACGTTGGTTTCTCTCAGTTTGGGCGAGAAAAATAAAGAACAGGCGGAAATGGTGTTAGGCAACGCGCTGACAATGATGATTATTTTTATTTTAGTTACGACCGGATTAGCACTTTGGTATTTGGAACCGATATTGGTCAATTGGTTAGGTGTAACACCTGAGGTATTGCCCTATGCCCGGGATTTTACGGCGATTATATTGGGCGGCAGTATGTTCATGCATATCGGTTTTGGTTTAAACAATGTTATTCGAGCGCAGGGTGATCCCCAGACGGCATTAGCAACACAGTTGATCGCAGCAGTTATTAATATTGTCCTCAATTATCTCTTGATTTTTGTCTTCCCTTTAGGCATTAAAGGATCTGCCATTGCTACTATTCTGGCGCAGGCATCTGCTGCCTTTTGGGTTGTATATTACTTCATGTATGGATCCAGAGTGTTACGCTTTAAAAAGCGATGTCTTGCCTTGCGTATGCATATCGTAAAAGGCATATTCAAAATTGGCGTAGCTCCTTTTTTAATGCAGTTGGGTGCGAGTGTCGTAATGGTTGTGCTTAATCTACGGATTATGGAATTTGGCGGCATAGTTGCTGTAGCTTCTTTTGGTATTATCAATCGAGTTCTTATGTTGATTGTAATGCCGGTAGCCGGGATTAGTCAGGGGGTACAGCCGATCATTGGCTATAATTATGGGGCTAAACAATATCAACGTGTCTTAACTGCATTAAATACGGCGATTGCTGTTGCTGTCTGTATTTGTTTGTGCGGCTTTTTGGGGGTACAGTTATTTGCGGAACAAATTGTTCGGCTTTTTAATGATGGACCGCAATTGGTTGAAGTCGGTACCAAAGGTATGAGAATATTTTTGCTCATGGTACCTGTTATCGGGTTTCAAATTATTGTTGCCAATTACTTTCAAGCAATTGGCAAAGCTTATTATTCCATAATCTTTAATTTACTGCGTCAAGTTATTGTTCTTATACCGCTCGTGTTTATTTTCTCGCACTATTTCGGGTTATTGGGAATCTGGGCCGCGGGTCCAATATCTGATATTGCAGCAGCATTGCTCACTGGTATATGTTTATATGGAAACGTAAAACAACTAAAATGTGTCATACATAAGGAGCCTTTGATTGAATATAATGTACTCATAAAACAAGAAAAATTTTAATCATCATGAATGTGTGATATTCCTAACGGATGGCTGGGGCAGTATACGTCAAATTTATGGCCTAATCATAATAAGGATCGCCTTGAAAATAAAAGGCGGTCCTTATTCGTGTAAAGCAACTTTGATTATTGCACGTTATACATGCCTTGATTATTCATATAATTGAAAATTCCCTCGCCATGTTCTTGCTCCTCTTTCTGAATGTGGTTTAACGCCTGTCGGACATTGGAATCGGTGAATTCAAAAATGGCAGTGTTATAAGCATTCGAAACATATTTTTCGGTCATCAGCATGTCCTGGCAAAGCATAGCATCAGCTTGACTGGTGGCTGATGGAGTCATTGTAGACTGCGCTTGGGTATTATTTTGTTGGTTTGGTTGAGACTGTTGCGTCGGCTGGCTCGGTGCTGCTTGATTCATAGCAGGCGCTTGGCCATTTAAAATGGATTCGATGGTGTTTAAATGTTGTTGTTCCTGCTGAGCGTACGATTGGAATAACTGCTTAAGTTTGGGATCGCTGGTTTGTTGCGCATTCTTTTGATACTTTTGAATACAAACTTTCTCGTGTGACTTTTGATCTTGTAATAGTTGTTTTTCTTTTTGGCTCAATGGCATATAGTTGCCTCCTCTTTAGGTTTCTATTATCTTTCCCAAAAAATAGAACAACATTCCACATCATGAATTAAGGCTAAATTATCCGTCCTAATAGTGAGATACTATCCCCGATTGAGCCTCCGGCAAACACAGAACCGATGCATGCAACACGCATTTTCATGTGCGAGTATTACCATTAAACGTTTATTATGGTGTGAATATTGGCCTTGGTTTACACAGTTACTTAAAAAGTGTAATTTTTATTGACAGGGTTTTTAGTTAGTGTTATATTGTAACCTAATAGAATATTTGAAATGCAATGATCAGAACTAAAAAAGTGAAAACTTTTTCCTGCAGAGAGCCGTCGAGGGTGGAAGACGGTGGAAAAATTTCACGTTTTCTCCTCTGTGAGCAGCATGCTGAAAGCAAAGTAAGCAGTGTCCGGTTTTCTACCGTTAAAAAGAAGCGTATTCGGAAATTTTCCTGATATAGCAGAGGTGGCTGAACAATCAGCAATAGAAGTGGTAACGCGGAGAACTATCCTTCGTCTTCAACACGGCAACACGTGGGGAAGACGAAGGATTTTTTATTTCGAGCTACTTTTTAAGCTTTTGCAAAAGGCTGCCGGATATTCTTAAATACTGCCAGCCTGTAGTCGACATGATCACGACATGGAATTGCAGGTGCAGCATAAAAAAAGGAAAGAGAAAGGAGCTTTCAAATTATGAATGGTTTAACTTTATTGGGGATTGCACTAATTGTTTGTGCAAGCGGTTATTTCATCTATGGCCGCTGGCTGACAAAGATTTGGGGGATTGATCCTCTGGCAAAAACGCCAGCTTATCGTTTTGAAGACGGTGATGATTATGTTCCTTCTTCTAAATTCACTGTATTTGCTCATCAGTTTTCTTCTATCACAGGCGCAGGTCCGGTTACCGGACCGATTATCGCTGCAATGTTCGGGTGGCTGCCAGTTATGCTCTGGTTGATGATTGGTGGAATTTTCTTTGGAGCTGTTCAGGATTTTTCCGCCCTGTACGCTTCTGTTAAAAATGAAGGTAAGTCCATAGGTATGCTGATTGAAAAATATATTGGAAAAACTGGGAAACAAATGTTTTTGCTCTTTTCCTGGCTTTTTACTTTGCTCATCATAGCTGCTTTTGCTGACATTGTGGCTAGCACCTTCAACGGATTTGGTGCCGATGGTTCATTGGCTACCCCAAATGCCGCTGCCGCATCCATTTCGATGTTATATATCGCTGTTGCTATTTTCTTCGGACTTTTTCTAAAAAACCATCCACTGTCAGAAAAACCAAAACTGGCCATTGGTATTCTTTTGATTATCGGCATGCTGTCAGCAGGTATCGCTTATCCACTCTATTTTGATAAGACAACATGGATTTATATTGTTTTTGCTTATATGTTTATGGCTGCTGTTATGCCGATGTGGCTACTGATGGAGCCACGTGACTATTTAAGTTCATTTCTGCTGCTCGGTATGATTGCGAGCGGGGTCATCGGTGTTATTTTTACTAATCCTACTATTGAACTTCCTGCTTTTGTTGGTTTTGAGGTTAATGGTAAACCGATGTTTCCGATCCTTTTTATTACGATTGCGTGTGGTGCCGTTTCTGGTTTTCATAGTTTAGTTTCTTCCGGAACTTCTTCTAAAACAATTTCCAATGAAAAAGACATGTTGTTTGTTGGTTACGGCTCCATGATGATTGAGACTATTTTGGCTGTTGTTTCTTTGATTGTTGTTGGCGCTGCCGCCACCGGCGGTGTGATGCCGAAAGGTACGCCGTTTCAGATATTCTCCGCTTCTGTCGGCAA is a window encoding:
- a CDS encoding acyltransferase family protein, with amino-acid sequence MGKEMKESCIISSERQDYIDWLRILGMVVVLIFHSARFFDFIGWDLKNKEVSSGFTIFILFVNYWIMPLFFMLAGAGTVFALKTRTQTEFVRERFYRLIVPYFVGLVILVPPQRYLSALQKGQYNGEMLSFLPWYIEKKLSIAHFGFDPIWFSEIGTHLWFLAVLFIFSILVLPIIGYFKSRQGAILIKWLDAIGKRAGGIYFFILPIALVRVGLQPIFPKYSSWCDFIFWFLIFIFGFIFFSDQRFIKSAERYKYISLSIGIAFLTVLVILFSYFLEYISQCWDHPDYSWGSIVFYSMWAATTWIWLMFFIGAGKAFLNFRNTWLTYLNQATMPFYMLQQTIIIIIGFQVVQWNSGIALKYLTICGTSLFGVMGIYFLLIRRFAWLRLLFGMKKDNQGKLRESDFSY
- a CDS encoding mechanosensitive ion channel family protein; protein product: MFEFFTEIGKGIVTGIINGGFKMHLVVFFISLTLGIILLRFVFSKLLKMIARQTDISYSLLQQTFRGMPTLLGMLIGLYAVMEILIIPPRPLLFLQSLFHSLVILSLTLMVAHLGSGYLKHKLGKTSENFASTSILATIIDLAVYAIGILVLLESFGVSISPLITALGVGGLATALALQDTLANLFSGINILVSKQIKMGDFVRLSTGEEGHVVDMNWRNTTIKTPTENMVVVPNQKIASSIMTNYAQPFAECSISIPIGVSYESDLDYVEEVTAAVAKEILQEIEGGVKSFEPFIRYCSFNESSINFHVILRVKTVTDQQLIRHEFIKRIYARYQQEGIIIPFQK
- a CDS encoding MATE family efflux transporter — translated: MDTTKFLGEQKISSLLWQFSLPAVVGMVVSTLYNVIDSIFVGRGVGEIALTAVAIAFPIMIILMAVGMLVGIGAATLVSLSLGEKNKEQAEMVLGNALTMMIIFILVTTGLALWYLEPILVNWLGVTPEVLPYARDFTAIILGGSMFMHIGFGLNNVIRAQGDPQTALATQLIAAVINIVLNYLLIFVFPLGIKGSAIATILAQASAAFWVVYYFMYGSRVLRFKKRCLALRMHIVKGIFKIGVAPFLMQLGASVVMVVLNLRIMEFGGIVAVASFGIINRVLMLIVMPVAGISQGVQPIIGYNYGAKQYQRVLTALNTAIAVAVCICLCGFLGVQLFAEQIVRLFNDGPQLVEVGTKGMRIFLLMVPVIGFQIIVANYFQAIGKAYYSIIFNLLRQVIVLIPLVFIFSHYFGLLGIWAAGPISDIAAALLTGICLYGNVKQLKCVIHKEPLIEYNVLIKQEKF
- a CDS encoding spore coat protein, with the translated sequence MPLSQKEKQLLQDQKSHEKVCIQKYQKNAQQTSDPKLKQLFQSYAQQEQQHLNTIESILNGQAPAMNQAAPSQPTQQSQPNQQNNTQAQSTMTPSATSQADAMLCQDMLMTEKYVSNAYNTAIFEFTDSNVRQALNHIQKEEQEHGEGIFNYMNNQGMYNVQ
- a CDS encoding carbon starvation CstA family protein, whose amino-acid sequence is MNGLTLLGIALIVCASGYFIYGRWLTKIWGIDPLAKTPAYRFEDGDDYVPSSKFTVFAHQFSSITGAGPVTGPIIAAMFGWLPVMLWLMIGGIFFGAVQDFSALYASVKNEGKSIGMLIEKYIGKTGKQMFLLFSWLFTLLIIAAFADIVASTFNGFGADGSLATPNAAAASISMLYIAVAIFFGLFLKNHPLSEKPKLAIGILLIIGMLSAGIAYPLYFDKTTWIYIVFAYMFMAAVMPMWLLMEPRDYLSSFLLLGMIASGVIGVIFTNPTIELPAFVGFEVNGKPMFPILFITIACGAVSGFHSLVSSGTSSKTISNEKDMLFVGYGSMMIETILAVVSLIVVGAAATGGVMPKGTPFQIFSASVGNFLSMFGLSRHVATCVITMCVSALALTTLDSVGRIGRMCFQELFTGDTTDPAKMSSMQRVLTNKYFATIITLFFGYLLCLGGYMNVWPLFGAANQLCSALVLIALAVFLKVTGRQGKMLYIPMCFMFVVTLIALFMSIYGIVHKIIYTGGFSFLTDGLQLIVAIALITLSLLIASHSVRKLFDGSASTHIQVEK